A region of Pyxidicoccus parkwaysis DNA encodes the following proteins:
- the glyQ gene encoding glycine--tRNA ligase subunit alpha: MYFQDLILTLQKHWADQGCIIAQPYDLEVGAGTMAPTTFLRALGPEPWNVAYVQPSRRPADGRFGENPNRLFQHHQFQVILKPAPKNVQALYLESMKKVGIDPMEHDLRFVEDDWESPTLGAWGLGWEVWCDGQEVTQFTYFQQCGGFDCKPVAAELTYGLERLCTYLQGVENVFDLEWVKGVKYREVFHPNEVEMSKYALHESDPQMLFALFDAYEKECKRLIERQLPLPAYDYALKCSHAFNLLDARGAISVTERANFIKRVRDNARLCAEGYLQMRERLGYPLLKTPWTVGEQPPVLEGKPASDYWKTVQLNKPVEKKEKAEVARGA; this comes from the coding sequence ATGTATTTCCAAGACCTCATCCTGACGCTGCAGAAGCACTGGGCCGACCAGGGCTGCATCATCGCTCAGCCCTATGACCTCGAGGTCGGCGCCGGCACCATGGCTCCCACCACCTTCCTCCGCGCGCTCGGTCCCGAGCCCTGGAACGTGGCCTACGTGCAGCCCTCCCGCCGCCCCGCGGACGGTCGCTTCGGCGAGAATCCCAACCGCCTGTTCCAGCACCACCAGTTCCAGGTCATCCTCAAGCCCGCGCCGAAGAACGTGCAGGCCCTGTACCTGGAGTCGATGAAGAAGGTGGGCATCGACCCGATGGAGCACGACCTGCGCTTCGTGGAGGACGACTGGGAGTCGCCCACCCTGGGTGCCTGGGGCCTGGGCTGGGAGGTCTGGTGTGACGGGCAGGAAGTCACCCAGTTCACCTACTTCCAGCAGTGCGGCGGCTTCGACTGCAAGCCCGTCGCCGCGGAGCTGACGTACGGCCTGGAGCGGCTGTGCACGTACCTGCAGGGCGTGGAGAACGTCTTCGACCTGGAGTGGGTCAAGGGCGTGAAGTACCGCGAGGTCTTCCACCCCAACGAGGTGGAGATGAGCAAGTACGCGCTCCACGAGTCGGACCCGCAGATGCTCTTCGCGCTGTTCGACGCGTACGAGAAGGAGTGCAAGCGGCTCATCGAGCGTCAGTTGCCGCTGCCCGCGTATGACTACGCGCTGAAGTGCTCGCACGCGTTCAACCTGCTGGATGCGCGCGGCGCCATCTCCGTCACCGAGCGCGCCAACTTCATCAAGCGCGTGCGCGACAACGCGCGCCTGTGCGCGGAGGGCTACCTCCAGATGCGCGAGCGGCTGGGCTACCCGCTGCTCAAGACGCCGTGGACGGTGGGTGAGCAGCCTCCGGTGCTCGAGGGCAAGCCCGCGAGCGACTACTGGAAGACGGTGCAGCTCAACAAGCCCGTGGAGAAGAAGGAGAAGGCGGAGGTGGCCCGTGGCGCGTGA
- a CDS encoding protein kinase domain-containing protein — protein sequence MAMQGGAGEDPDRGRRIGKYEILTRLSMGGMAELFLAFTSGPGGFRKFVAVKQILPDIKKDEQFVKMFLDEARITAAFSHANIGQVFDLGEEGGELYLAMEFLPGQNLEQLVKARTRQGYVLPMGFIGRVIRDACLGLHYAHHFTDPSGRPAVVVHRDVSPKNVMITYDGVVKVIDFGIAKARGRLGRTQVGTVKGTSGYMSPEQVRGAALDGRSDLFSVGVMLHELLCGQRLFNGPHEAAVMLQIVEADIPAPRSINPDVPEALEAVALRALARDASQRFTSGREMARAIEAALGPDLLDEDGVTAVMGDLFADKRQKTRTLLELASSAEDARVSEVAGALQQDDGTDSAPTAQVEAKRTRLAPSVPTAGSTPTRAAGSGPKPVPQRRPTDSASATRINPASGSGPKAVPQRRPTESANTAVAPATRTPRPAQDAAPATRTPRPRPPPRQEAAEAEASETFDEPSDLQTQRLRSMPGRPGARAARPAPRSDTPVETPAARPASRWVGRLFLLALLGGLGWLATLPIVRAQFVPAFESAKAWVKAELDPAPPVDPAAEAAWPPQQKAGPPPGFPRGVEEEKPAVAAAPTEAAPEPSDLAPAEPQKAAPGTKTPARKTKDGATASRDTSAGETGRGVKRTRAQTGEAAPEPVTTVTQDPDDVGEVLDTSTPKGAAKAGLGWITLHTVPRAAVFDGATQLGTTPLQKIPLPVGTYRLRVVDPTDAEAASRLLSAPVKPGEVTKIQIRLADLPLYKE from the coding sequence ATGGCGATGCAGGGTGGCGCCGGAGAAGATCCCGACCGGGGGCGGCGCATCGGAAAGTACGAGATCCTCACCCGCCTCTCGATGGGCGGCATGGCCGAGTTGTTCCTCGCGTTCACCTCGGGCCCCGGTGGCTTCCGCAAGTTCGTCGCGGTGAAGCAGATCCTCCCCGACATCAAGAAGGACGAGCAGTTCGTCAAGATGTTCCTCGACGAGGCGCGCATCACCGCGGCCTTCTCGCACGCGAACATCGGGCAGGTGTTCGACCTGGGCGAGGAGGGCGGCGAGCTGTACCTCGCCATGGAGTTCCTGCCCGGTCAGAACCTCGAGCAGCTGGTGAAGGCCCGCACGCGGCAGGGTTACGTACTGCCCATGGGCTTCATCGGGCGCGTCATCCGCGACGCCTGCCTGGGCCTGCACTACGCGCATCACTTCACGGACCCATCGGGTCGGCCCGCCGTGGTGGTGCACCGCGACGTGTCCCCGAAGAACGTGATGATCACCTACGACGGCGTCGTGAAGGTGATCGACTTCGGCATCGCCAAGGCGCGCGGGCGGCTGGGTCGCACGCAGGTGGGCACGGTGAAGGGGACCAGCGGCTACATGTCCCCGGAGCAGGTGCGCGGCGCGGCCCTGGACGGCCGCAGCGATTTGTTCTCCGTGGGCGTGATGCTGCACGAGCTGCTATGCGGCCAGCGCCTCTTCAACGGCCCACACGAGGCCGCGGTGATGTTGCAGATTGTCGAGGCCGACATCCCGGCCCCGCGAAGCATCAATCCCGACGTGCCGGAGGCCCTGGAGGCCGTGGCCCTGCGCGCCCTCGCGCGCGACGCGTCCCAGCGCTTCACCAGCGGCCGGGAGATGGCGCGCGCGATTGAAGCGGCGCTCGGCCCGGACCTGCTCGACGAGGACGGCGTCACCGCGGTGATGGGTGACCTGTTCGCGGACAAGCGGCAGAAGACGCGCACACTGCTGGAGCTCGCCAGCAGCGCGGAGGATGCGCGCGTCAGCGAGGTGGCCGGCGCCCTCCAGCAGGACGACGGCACGGACAGCGCGCCCACCGCGCAGGTGGAGGCGAAGCGCACGCGCCTGGCGCCCTCGGTCCCCACCGCGGGCTCCACGCCCACGCGCGCCGCCGGCAGCGGGCCCAAGCCCGTGCCACAGCGGCGCCCCACGGATTCCGCCTCGGCCACGCGCATCAACCCCGCCAGCGGCAGTGGCCCCAAGGCTGTGCCACAGCGCCGGCCCACCGAGTCCGCCAACACGGCCGTCGCGCCCGCCACTCGCACGCCCCGGCCCGCGCAGGACGCGGCGCCCGCCACGCGCACCCCCAGGCCCCGCCCTCCGCCCCGGCAGGAGGCCGCGGAGGCCGAGGCCTCCGAGACGTTCGACGAGCCCAGTGATTTGCAGACGCAGCGCTTGCGCTCCATGCCCGGCCGCCCGGGTGCACGCGCGGCGCGGCCGGCTCCGCGCTCGGACACGCCCGTGGAGACCCCGGCCGCGCGCCCGGCGTCGCGGTGGGTGGGCCGCCTCTTCCTGCTCGCGCTGCTCGGGGGCCTGGGCTGGCTCGCGACGCTGCCCATCGTCCGCGCGCAGTTCGTCCCCGCCTTCGAGTCCGCGAAGGCCTGGGTGAAGGCGGAATTGGACCCGGCGCCTCCCGTGGACCCCGCCGCCGAAGCGGCCTGGCCGCCGCAGCAGAAGGCCGGCCCTCCGCCGGGCTTCCCGCGTGGCGTGGAGGAGGAGAAGCCAGCGGTGGCCGCCGCTCCCACCGAGGCCGCGCCCGAGCCCTCGGACTTGGCTCCCGCCGAGCCGCAGAAGGCTGCGCCGGGCACGAAGACGCCCGCCCGGAAGACGAAGGACGGAGCCACCGCTTCTCGCGACACCTCGGCCGGCGAGACGGGCAGGGGGGTGAAGCGCACTCGCGCCCAGACCGGGGAGGCCGCGCCCGAGCCCGTCACCACCGTGACGCAGGACCCGGACGACGTGGGTGAAGTGCTGGACACCAGCACGCCCAAGGGGGCGGCCAAGGCGGGGCTCGGGTGGATTACGCTCCACACGGTGCCCCGGGCGGCGGTGTTCGACGGGGCCACCCAGCTGGGCACCACGCCGCTACAGAAGATTCCGCTCCCGGTGGGCACCTACCGTCTGCGCGTGGTGGACCCGACGGACGCCGAGGCGGCGAGCAGGCTCCTGTCCGCGCCCGTCAAGCCGGGCGAGGTGACGAAAATCCAGATTCGACTGGCGGACCTCCCTCTGTACAAGGAGTAG
- a CDS encoding LysM domain-containing protein, whose amino-acid sequence MLLNQRLREGQREYLLLALHDPLPEGCQALDAGRGWTLERRLRQLAQDESNLRTLSRLVQAHGPLGRHASRTAEDVVKQAATLLSFGHLRLALAPPPGRYGAPAFPEEVPKQEPPAAKEEDVTLRLQVVDDVSDGPISGIKLRIQFADKTEKQATTDAEGNIKLEKVPKGSFDVLSLVDGATLDNSVALVRTGGPWSEQKPAKSGAKSKASSQRVLVKVTEHRVIDDETLDSVAEMFDLTSDDLAQFNWGTTDAAEVQQRLEVSVGCTKKDAGGKYVFSRDDDPGILYIPRPVALTGLSVDPSHILRVKRARRPQPFRFST is encoded by the coding sequence ATGCTCCTGAATCAACGCCTGAGAGAAGGTCAGCGCGAGTACCTGCTCCTCGCGCTGCATGACCCGCTCCCCGAGGGCTGCCAGGCCCTGGATGCCGGACGCGGCTGGACGCTGGAGCGCAGGCTGCGGCAGCTCGCGCAGGACGAGTCGAACCTGCGGACGTTGAGCAGGCTGGTGCAGGCGCATGGCCCGCTGGGCCGGCACGCATCGCGCACGGCGGAGGACGTGGTGAAGCAGGCCGCCACCCTGCTCTCCTTCGGGCACCTGCGACTGGCCCTGGCGCCGCCGCCCGGACGCTACGGCGCGCCCGCGTTTCCGGAAGAGGTGCCGAAGCAGGAGCCGCCCGCCGCGAAGGAAGAGGACGTGACGCTGCGGCTCCAGGTGGTGGATGACGTCTCCGACGGCCCCATCTCCGGCATCAAGCTGCGCATCCAGTTCGCGGACAAGACGGAGAAGCAGGCCACCACGGACGCGGAGGGCAACATCAAGCTGGAGAAGGTGCCGAAGGGCAGCTTCGACGTGTTGTCCCTCGTGGACGGCGCGACGCTGGACAACAGCGTGGCCCTGGTGCGCACCGGTGGCCCGTGGTCCGAGCAGAAGCCCGCGAAGTCGGGCGCGAAGTCCAAGGCCAGCTCGCAGCGCGTGCTGGTGAAGGTGACCGAGCACCGCGTCATCGACGACGAGACGTTGGACAGCGTCGCGGAGATGTTCGACCTCACCTCGGATGACCTCGCGCAATTCAACTGGGGGACGACGGACGCGGCCGAGGTGCAGCAGCGGCTGGAAGTCTCGGTGGGCTGCACGAAGAAGGACGCGGGCGGCAAGTACGTCTTCAGCCGCGACGACGACCCCGGCATCCTCTACATCCCCCGCCCTGTCGCCCTTACCGGGCTGTCGGTGGACCCAAGCCACATCCTCCGCGTGAAGCGCGCCCGCAGGCCCCAACCGTTCCGCTTCTCCACCTGA
- a CDS encoding M15 family metallopeptidase, producing the protein MTYPLQEPSYKCLTKEAVRALFLAPSFERELYNKDGNQKFANTTRLLGNPLVEGFEAANIVDVRVVGFGPDKSRTALVRVHRKLAPLIQTAFEKIKAARLPYVLHEVGGHFFRYMLNDDVHAALKGRGEYVGVGGAWNIEYAKRDLKNQAFDELVPYGKGHTAKKNLLSNHAYGSAIDLNWGTNDYNKNKPFDMPQKIVRIFESLGFYWGGYYHDYMHFEYERSSIVGISDESPPLVLYPFGADAQRRESPLKYYFFNEGGAGGYFPLGRQQNIHAGVHMEPDSREELVPVKAAMPGYIVAARLLTPGKEGDDPFLLEATEGRPLGFVLIKHELSAVQDGQPSAETHPLYSLYMHLAPPEWGGGADKDAEFQKAPWLASFLQLQHGAVVNLDPTTEDAGKTFWSQVPIDPEAESFRVKDRAELLKGKKNGQTLALTKPSPEDVRKAIESLKKGSIITFDRPLFPVAAGEIIGFVSKGRAVPQSPGATASRTAPPPPRYLHWELFSLSGNDGGLLFLVQQDPALKDLLREVKEQRQDNFLQMPSDDQPSAENEVNTILGSTGVEVVEALKRARYGKTLQEYFNDGTKFFSADATREKPFTWPLPLTLDNKHKFAGTPGRQCTLEVLYKKAGQPLSKEVIPLNPKNQATLNVTLNVPADADALALWSADFFSDPVEVAPEVLRNKRLESRTKLFQKAAGHRWRNLVLDHLNEWTPKGLGEQLSARDEAKLFEHLKEDPDFSVERLKKQLLPLCWWARPATREDPFGEVPVLGAEQKSLFGADAGRLPEDASIVNMHPVTALWLVDLLLEKERIALRKEWPPATLKRDESNDKPLYLGVLTKQATALAGMEAMAVLVQHGYGSTEGTNGAQVTFWLAPKGDGAAGPHRVLCRAPYDEGVARARIRVPSWGQWEVYATGADEKRFVPEQTHATAFDVPRPVLTGQPFVLGTKEVKAASKQGPFRPLATGSFVVSDHWPAELPGYVVFEYWKVPPRGQPPADVPPIPGTLAVPAVALRPPEETTVGGLKYKNGYVVGVEKKGTNPKVTPNFSFNEFVKHPTYGRVFEGELVDFQLSVPLALRLQQLRDKCKPATTGAKDLSLTVIRVAPLGNSLLVGPSLGTAAALDTLMQKVALLPPSDPPELFTITRDDDEVAVRITYHPPTKATGVLLLEFDPAPALGRMAAEALNGETAGETLHVRPRFIASNTGHSPHLSGALPSVEGALDLFTATATQIQAACGNDFLEVVADKCLPPVARFELGDIQFKMGGNKLRTEVPLYGDANQWKAGEPLFKLAGASQSKRVGTMLQADWPLVDAKGERIPAMWAGPLKFTAEVSQPGKVLTPPPPVTLEVTVKPRLESLTHEVRASELALLGKGHFIPTDADFRIVCEKLDATTGQWADDTIVNSALRYTTPGAPAYGRCTELGVFEATVPKKALKKSGGPFRFTWRRRPDKTGAPRPVLGVVLDEPSTPQVTVEELGL; encoded by the coding sequence ATGACCTATCCCCTGCAGGAACCGTCCTACAAGTGCCTCACCAAGGAGGCAGTCCGGGCCCTCTTCCTGGCCCCGTCCTTCGAGCGCGAGCTCTACAACAAGGACGGGAACCAGAAGTTCGCCAACACGACGCGGCTGCTCGGCAACCCGCTCGTGGAGGGCTTCGAGGCGGCCAACATCGTCGACGTGCGGGTGGTGGGCTTCGGTCCCGACAAGAGCCGGACCGCGCTGGTGCGTGTGCACCGCAAACTCGCCCCGCTCATCCAGACCGCCTTCGAGAAGATCAAGGCAGCCCGGCTGCCTTATGTGTTGCACGAGGTGGGCGGCCACTTCTTCCGGTACATGCTCAACGATGACGTCCATGCCGCCCTCAAGGGCCGCGGTGAGTACGTCGGCGTCGGCGGCGCGTGGAACATCGAGTACGCGAAGCGCGACCTGAAGAACCAGGCCTTCGACGAGCTCGTCCCGTACGGCAAGGGCCACACCGCCAAGAAGAACCTGCTCTCCAACCACGCCTACGGCAGCGCCATCGACCTCAACTGGGGAACGAACGACTACAACAAGAACAAGCCGTTCGACATGCCCCAGAAGATCGTCCGCATCTTCGAGAGCCTGGGCTTCTACTGGGGCGGCTACTACCACGACTACATGCATTTCGAGTACGAGCGCTCCAGCATCGTCGGCATCTCCGACGAGTCGCCGCCGCTGGTGCTCTACCCGTTCGGCGCGGACGCGCAGCGCCGTGAGTCACCGCTCAAGTACTACTTCTTCAACGAGGGCGGGGCCGGCGGCTACTTCCCGCTGGGCAGGCAGCAGAACATCCACGCTGGCGTCCACATGGAGCCGGACTCGCGCGAGGAGCTGGTGCCCGTCAAGGCGGCCATGCCCGGCTACATCGTGGCCGCGCGCCTCCTGACGCCGGGGAAGGAAGGCGACGACCCGTTCCTCCTGGAGGCCACGGAGGGACGGCCGCTGGGCTTCGTCCTCATCAAGCACGAGCTGTCCGCCGTGCAGGACGGCCAGCCCTCCGCGGAGACCCACCCGCTCTACAGCCTCTACATGCATCTGGCCCCGCCCGAGTGGGGCGGCGGAGCGGACAAGGACGCCGAGTTTCAGAAGGCCCCCTGGCTCGCATCCTTCCTCCAGTTGCAGCACGGCGCGGTCGTCAACCTGGACCCGACGACGGAGGACGCCGGCAAGACGTTCTGGTCCCAGGTGCCGATAGACCCCGAGGCCGAGTCCTTCCGCGTGAAGGACCGCGCCGAGCTCCTGAAGGGGAAGAAGAACGGACAGACACTCGCGCTGACGAAGCCCAGCCCCGAGGACGTCCGCAAGGCCATCGAGTCCCTCAAGAAGGGCTCCATCATCACCTTCGACCGTCCCCTCTTCCCGGTGGCTGCGGGCGAAATCATTGGCTTCGTATCCAAGGGGCGTGCCGTTCCGCAATCGCCGGGGGCCACCGCTAGCCGTACGGCTCCGCCACCTCCCCGGTACCTGCACTGGGAGCTGTTCTCCCTGAGCGGCAACGACGGCGGACTCCTCTTCCTCGTCCAGCAGGACCCGGCGCTCAAGGACCTGCTCCGCGAGGTCAAGGAGCAGCGCCAGGACAACTTCCTGCAGATGCCGTCGGACGACCAGCCGTCCGCGGAGAACGAGGTCAACACCATCCTCGGCTCCACCGGCGTCGAAGTCGTCGAGGCGCTGAAGCGCGCGCGCTACGGCAAGACGCTCCAGGAGTACTTCAACGACGGCACGAAGTTCTTCTCGGCGGATGCCACCCGCGAAAAGCCATTCACCTGGCCGCTGCCGCTCACGCTCGACAACAAGCACAAGTTCGCGGGGACTCCGGGCCGGCAGTGCACCCTGGAGGTGCTCTACAAGAAGGCAGGGCAGCCCCTCTCGAAGGAGGTCATCCCCCTCAATCCGAAGAACCAGGCCACGCTGAACGTCACCCTGAATGTGCCGGCGGATGCGGATGCGCTGGCGCTCTGGTCCGCGGACTTCTTCTCGGACCCGGTGGAGGTGGCGCCCGAGGTGCTCCGAAACAAGCGCCTGGAGAGCCGCACGAAGCTGTTCCAGAAGGCCGCGGGCCACCGCTGGCGCAACCTGGTGCTGGACCACCTCAACGAGTGGACTCCCAAGGGCCTGGGCGAGCAGCTCTCCGCGCGCGACGAGGCGAAGCTCTTCGAGCACCTCAAGGAGGACCCCGACTTCAGCGTGGAGCGGCTGAAGAAGCAGCTGCTACCGCTGTGCTGGTGGGCCCGCCCGGCGACGCGGGAGGACCCGTTCGGCGAGGTCCCCGTGCTGGGAGCCGAGCAGAAGAGCCTCTTCGGGGCGGACGCGGGACGGCTCCCCGAGGATGCGTCCATCGTCAACATGCACCCCGTCACGGCGCTGTGGCTGGTGGACCTGCTGCTGGAGAAGGAGCGCATTGCCCTCCGGAAGGAGTGGCCCCCGGCCACGCTGAAGCGGGACGAGAGCAACGACAAACCGCTCTACCTGGGCGTGCTCACGAAGCAGGCGACGGCGCTGGCCGGTATGGAGGCGATGGCCGTGCTCGTGCAGCACGGTTACGGCTCGACGGAGGGGACGAACGGCGCTCAGGTCACCTTCTGGCTCGCACCGAAGGGCGACGGGGCCGCGGGGCCGCATCGTGTGCTGTGCCGGGCCCCCTACGACGAAGGCGTCGCGCGGGCACGCATCCGAGTCCCCTCCTGGGGACAGTGGGAGGTGTACGCAACGGGCGCGGACGAGAAGCGCTTCGTGCCCGAGCAGACGCATGCGACGGCGTTCGATGTGCCCAGGCCCGTGCTCACCGGGCAGCCTTTCGTGCTCGGCACGAAGGAGGTCAAGGCCGCCTCGAAGCAGGGCCCGTTCCGCCCGCTCGCCACCGGCAGCTTCGTGGTGAGTGACCACTGGCCCGCCGAGCTCCCGGGCTACGTCGTCTTCGAGTACTGGAAGGTACCGCCGCGCGGCCAGCCTCCGGCCGACGTGCCACCCATTCCCGGCACCCTGGCGGTGCCCGCCGTCGCGCTGCGACCGCCGGAAGAAACGACGGTGGGCGGGCTCAAGTACAAGAATGGCTATGTCGTGGGTGTGGAGAAGAAGGGCACCAACCCGAAGGTCACCCCGAACTTCTCCTTCAACGAGTTCGTGAAGCACCCCACGTACGGACGGGTCTTCGAGGGCGAGCTGGTGGACTTCCAGCTCTCGGTTCCCCTGGCGCTTCGACTTCAACAACTGCGCGACAAGTGCAAACCGGCAACCACCGGAGCGAAGGACCTCTCGCTCACGGTGATTCGGGTGGCGCCGCTCGGTAACTCCCTGCTCGTCGGCCCCTCGCTCGGCACCGCCGCCGCGCTCGACACGCTCATGCAGAAGGTGGCCCTGCTGCCACCGTCGGACCCGCCCGAGCTGTTCACCATCACCCGCGATGACGACGAGGTGGCCGTCCGCATCACCTACCACCCACCCACCAAGGCCACCGGCGTCCTCCTCCTCGAGTTCGACCCGGCCCCCGCGCTCGGGAGAATGGCCGCGGAGGCGCTCAACGGGGAGACGGCGGGAGAGACGCTCCACGTCCGCCCCCGGTTCATCGCCTCCAACACCGGGCACTCGCCGCACCTGTCCGGCGCGCTCCCCTCGGTGGAGGGCGCGCTGGACCTGTTCACCGCGACCGCGACGCAAATCCAGGCCGCGTGCGGCAACGACTTCCTGGAGGTCGTCGCGGACAAGTGCCTGCCCCCGGTGGCCCGGTTCGAGCTCGGCGACATCCAGTTCAAGATGGGCGGCAACAAGCTGCGCACCGAGGTGCCCCTCTACGGAGACGCCAACCAGTGGAAGGCCGGCGAGCCCCTCTTCAAGCTCGCGGGCGCGTCGCAGAGCAAGCGCGTGGGCACGATGCTCCAAGCGGACTGGCCCCTCGTCGACGCGAAGGGCGAGCGCATCCCCGCCATGTGGGCCGGGCCGCTGAAGTTCACCGCCGAGGTCTCCCAGCCCGGCAAGGTGCTGACGCCTCCACCCCCGGTGACGTTGGAGGTGACGGTGAAGCCGCGTCTGGAGTCGCTCACCCACGAGGTGCGCGCCAGTGAGTTGGCCCTCCTCGGCAAGGGGCACTTCATCCCCACCGACGCGGACTTCCGCATCGTCTGCGAGAAGCTCGATGCAACGACGGGCCAGTGGGCGGATGACACCATCGTCAACAGCGCCCTCCGCTACACCACGCCCGGAGCCCCCGCGTACGGCCGCTGCACGGAGCTGGGCGTCTTCGAGGCGACCGTCCCCAAGAAGGCCTTGAAGAAGTCCGGCGGTCCGTTCCGCTTCACCTGGCGCCGTCGCCCGGACAAGACGGGCGCGCCCCGGCCCGTCCTGGGTGTCGTCCTCGACGAGCCGTCCACGCCGCAAGTCACCGTCGAAGAGCTGGGCCTCTAA